A genomic segment from Myxococcales bacterium encodes:
- a CDS encoding IMP cyclohydrolase, protein MKDDKQTTLAATENLRFPEEIDVVFRDGERKQTVTYRQVKWTLNGRDFGLRHGENPGRPAALYKPVGGQFTLGEIDLVRTAGPTVSEPELLAPCHCPGKIGIRDIDIALSALRYTLHRPTCVIVKHNNPCGAAMANHPDQAFQLAVRANRSAAVGACATFNRPVDLPTAEAILQVPLDILVAPDFEEGVLGMLARRPDLCLMRVGKLDQLAQDIGRPHLALTSLSDGGLIAEMTVSPPALSRENYRPSSALQHKTQEVRGKRQPTPGEWEDMLFAWVIAATTASDSVVYVKDCATVGIGIGGQDRTAVAQIARDYAYHNMADRLAWERFHVPYDAVTDETMRESIWADAAELKGGLIGAGMASDGALNHPGPLEVALREGVTAVIQPGGSAYDAELIRLCNARNVVMVFTGERAFRH, encoded by the coding sequence ATGAAGGACGACAAACAAACCACGCTGGCCGCGACCGAGAATCTTCGCTTTCCCGAAGAAATCGACGTGGTTTTTCGCGACGGCGAACGAAAACAAACGGTGACCTACCGGCAGGTGAAGTGGACGTTGAACGGCCGGGATTTCGGCCTGCGGCACGGGGAAAATCCGGGGCGGCCGGCCGCCTTGTACAAACCGGTCGGCGGCCAGTTCACCCTGGGCGAGATCGACCTGGTGCGGACCGCCGGTCCGACCGTCAGCGAACCGGAATTGCTGGCGCCCTGCCATTGCCCGGGCAAGATCGGCATCCGCGACATCGATATCGCCCTGAGCGCCTTGCGCTATACCCTGCATCGGCCGACGTGCGTCATCGTCAAGCACAACAATCCGTGCGGCGCGGCGATGGCCAACCACCCGGATCAGGCCTTTCAACTGGCCGTGCGGGCCAATCGTTCGGCCGCCGTGGGCGCCTGCGCCACGTTCAACCGCCCGGTCGACCTGCCGACCGCCGAGGCGATTCTGCAAGTGCCGCTGGACATTCTGGTGGCGCCCGATTTCGAGGAAGGCGTGCTGGGGATGCTGGCGCGCCGCCCCGACCTGTGCCTGATGCGCGTCGGCAAGCTCGATCAGCTCGCCCAGGATATCGGCCGGCCGCACCTGGCGTTGACCAGCCTGTCCGACGGCGGCCTGATCGCCGAAATGACGGTATCGCCGCCGGCGCTCTCGCGCGAAAACTACCGCCCCTCCAGCGCCCTGCAACACAAGACGCAAGAGGTGCGCGGCAAACGGCAGCCGACGCCGGGCGAATGGGAAGACATGCTCTTCGCCTGGGTGATCGCCGCGACGACCGCCAGTGACAGCGTGGTCTACGTCAAGGATTGCGCCACGGTGGGGATCGGCATCGGCGGCCAGGACCGTACCGCAGTGGCGCAGATCGCCCGCGATTATGCTTACCACAACATGGCCGACCGCCTGGCCTGGGAACGTTTTCACGTACCGTATGACGCGGTCACCGACGAAACCATGCGCGAATCGATTTGGGCCGATGCCGCCGAACTCAAGGGCGGGTTGATCGGCGCGGGCATGGCCAGCGACGGCGCTTTGAACCATCCCGGGCCGTTGGAAGTCGCCTTGCGCGAAGGCGTTACGGCGGTGATTCAACCGGGCGGCTCGGCTTACGACGCCGAACTCATCCGCCTCTGCAATGCCCGCAACGTGGTGATGGTCTTCACCGGCGAGCGCGCCTTCCGGCATTGA
- a CDS encoding acyl-CoA dehydrogenase, protein MDWNLTDDQRMVVDMVRDFAANELRPQAAELDHTGRFPLESLRRMAALGLMGMNVPEAYGGNQFGPVALSLAVTEVARACASTAVTMSVTNMVGEAIAVFGTEEQKRRFIPKVIGGDDPIGSFCLTETSAGSDAAALKTKAILDGDQWVLDGSKVFISHGAYASVLIVWARTGDLPGAKGISAFIVEKDTPGLIIGKSEDKMGLRGSNTVALTFENCRIPRDNLLGELNQGFKIAMMALDGGRIGVASQALGIGYAALYAVIEYARIREQFGQPIGRFGAIQHFVSDMSTILEAARAMILRAAWLKENKKRFSQEASMAKLFITENLQKIVRDAVQVHGGYGYTKEYVVERLFRDARVTTIYEGTSEVQRIVIARELLS, encoded by the coding sequence ATGGATTGGAATCTGACGGACGACCAACGCATGGTCGTCGACATGGTTCGCGATTTCGCCGCCAATGAACTGCGCCCGCAGGCGGCGGAACTGGATCACACCGGCCGCTTCCCCCTGGAGAGCCTGCGCCGGATGGCCGCGCTGGGCTTGATGGGCATGAACGTGCCCGAGGCCTATGGCGGCAACCAGTTCGGCCCCGTGGCCCTCAGCCTGGCCGTGACCGAGGTGGCGCGCGCCTGCGCTTCCACCGCCGTGACGATGAGCGTCACCAACATGGTCGGCGAAGCGATCGCCGTCTTCGGCACCGAGGAACAGAAGCGGCGGTTCATCCCGAAAGTCATCGGCGGCGATGATCCGATCGGTTCGTTCTGCCTGACCGAAACGAGCGCCGGCTCCGACGCCGCGGCCCTGAAAACCAAGGCGATCCTCGACGGCGATCAATGGGTGCTCGACGGCAGCAAGGTGTTCATTTCGCACGGCGCCTACGCGTCGGTGCTGATCGTCTGGGCGCGGACCGGCGATTTGCCGGGCGCCAAGGGCATCAGCGCGTTCATCGTCGAGAAGGACACGCCGGGCCTGATCATCGGCAAGTCCGAGGACAAAATGGGACTGCGCGGTTCGAATACCGTGGCGCTCACCTTCGAGAACTGCCGCATTCCGCGCGACAATCTGCTGGGTGAACTCAATCAAGGGTTCAAAATCGCCATGATGGCGCTCGACGGCGGGCGGATCGGCGTCGCCAGCCAGGCGCTCGGCATCGGCTACGCGGCGCTGTACGCCGTCATCGAGTACGCGCGCATCCGCGAACAATTCGGCCAGCCGATCGGGCGGTTCGGCGCCATCCAGCATTTCGTATCGGATATGAGCACGATCCTGGAAGCGGCGCGCGCCATGATCCTGCGGGCCGCCTGGCTGAAGGAAAACAAAAAACGCTTCTCCCAGGAAGCCTCGATGGCCAAATTGTTCATCACCGAAAACCTGCAAAAGATCGTCCGGGACGCGGTGCAAGTTCACGGCGGCTACGGGTATACGAAAGAGTACGTGGTGGAACGATTGTTTCGCGACGCCCGGGTGACCACCATTTACGAAGGCACCAGCGAAGTGCAGCGAATCGTCATCGCGCGGGAGTTGCTGAGCTGA